The DNA window TTTCCCGTACCTGATTGTGCCCTAGGAGAGTTTTTCCGGCTTCCATGAGATGTTTCCTCTTCATTTAGGAGCTCTACTAAGCTCTCAATGCTTTGTCTTCCACCTGATCCCTGTTCATTTGCAGCATTATTGCTCTgcagctttttttttcttatcagAAGTTCATGGATCATATACTTCAGCATATTTTGTAGCTTGGATGTAATACACTGGGCTTGTTTCTCAAGGATTTCCATTTCTTTCACTGAATTTTCTTCCATGTCTTTCAGTTTCATTATTTCCACCTTCAACTCATCATGTCCTTGCATTAGACtttcaaatttcttttgctctccagaCAAACTCAATTGTCCTTCAGTTCCTAATGGCTTACATAGATGTGCATTTTGAGTTCCTTGAATTCTTCTCTTAATTTTCTTTAGCCAACTCTTCTTCCCTTTTTGGAACCACGCATTCTGGAATTCCAATCTATCCCAATTGATCTTTCTGAACCCCTAAAATTGTTATAACAGCACCAATCAGTTATGTCTCAATCTTTTCTAATTTCAAAAGTTATTCATCCCATGTCactaaaggaaaaaatagatggACAAAGAAAGAACGATGATATCAGATCACACGGTAACAACAAAGAGGAGATTTTATAAGATATGCATAATATGATACCTCACATACATCTATACTAATACTGGTAGGCAAGTTCATTTGGTATTCAAGTTTTCTTGCTTTGATTTGCAACTTATGTACTATAGTGCACATAAGAAAAGTGAGAACTCTTAATATAACAGTAAAAAGTGCCACTTCAAAAAGGAACAATTCGTAAAAGTCACATACGCTAGGCAAAACATtattaaataattaaagaaGTCTACATGAAGATGAGAAAACAAGAGACAATGCAAGTGGTATGATATTGAAGGATACTCACGTATGTGTTGAGTTGGCAAATGAAGCTCGCAAAGTTGTTGTGCCTGAAGTATTTTCCAAGAACCTCAGCAGCAAACCTGTGAGGATCCCACACAATGAAGCTGGTGCCACTAGAACTCCAGGATATGATGGAATCTGTCTCAGGGTTCTTCACTATGTCATAAACCTTGAGCAAGAAGGGAGGTGGTGCTCTCACTCGTGAGGATGAAGAGGATGCACCATTAGCATAACCTTCTTTTGCAAGGGGAGTTGCAGAAACTGTAGCAGTAGCTGTAACAATAGCATTGCTACTGCTTTCACTAACATCAGTTCCTATTGGTATTGTTGGATTCAGTCTCTCTCCCTTATTCTCACCGTTTTTCAGCTCATATTTGGTAGAGTTTGTTACCTCACTTGTTTCCTTGTTTGCTTCCATAATTGGCAAGCAAATTTCTTTGatcttttgggaaaaaaaattacaaatatcttttgataataaaaactGTAGCAACTTGGCAACTTTGCATTTGCTAATGGTAGCTAACCCAATTCTCCAGGATGAACCTCGACAAGCTTATGAAACAAAGCTTTTGTTTTGAATGCCAAACATGCACTAGTTACTATATCATTTTCTCATCCCCAATTCTATGTGAAATGTTTCGATGCATCAGAAGACTGTAACTCACCTCATATTCCTTGTACACCACACCATCTTCACTTGTTACTCTATCTTGGTAAAGAAGCAGTACCATCTGTCCTTCATATTCCGTTTTTGATCGTGATATTCCAAATGTACATGGATAATCAGTCCGCTATTTGGTCCTAAAAGCTACACTTTGTTCAATGATTATATATTAAAGCTCTATTTCTTCTGTGATCTAAACCGCCAAAAAGTTCTAAAATAGGTACACAGAATTTTgctttttttaaattatttatttatgaagtattattattatattctttttcttttcgtgGGGATGGAGGGAGGGGTGGTAGGGGCAAGATAGAAGCCCCATTCTTGACATACGGGATAGATTGTATATTTATTTAGTGCTATTGCGTGTAACCCAAGAGGCCAATATAATTAACCGAATTGAATTGAACAAAAACTTTTTGTTTCTGTTGGTGAACTTAATGCTTGATATCCACATTATCCCATTCTTTAACAATAGATACTAATACCCTGCGggggaaaatatttttggagtAGAACGACATTCCCATCCAATCGTTGCAATTTCAACAAATTTATAGATAACGGATGTGTTGACTTTTAACAACCTTACCTTCACGAAGTTAGGGCTAACTTACGAGAGATAACTCATTCATTTTTGCCCCAATCCATAATCGCAGCCTTCTCTTATCTTTATTGTTTATGGTCATTTGAATTCTCCTGCATAGGCTggtaatattttttgaaaaaaatattttgcaaaTTACCATCAACCTGATTTTTTATGGGCTTCTTTTAAGAAATTTGTCTATAgctttttataaataaaaatcataatagcttaattttatattacaaataaaaaaattagcaTCCACTTgaaaatttcttgtttttgaaaaatttgaagtTTCAAAGAATTGGTTTGAAGAATTGATTTTTCCACTCCACTTAAGAACGACATtccttatttttgaaaatttagaaagAATTTATTCTTGAAATAAATTTCATCAGTAActtgaaataaattcaaaattcttGTGATGGTAACAATTATGAATTTTCAATTGTTTAAGGGTCAATGTATATAGAAATGAggatttattaaaatttaatggGGTTCAAATGAGTTGTaactttaaaattttctaaatttcctAAACCTCAAAGTTAAGTACGGTGAATTGACCCATTCATGCAGCGGCTCTGGCACTCTACCAGTGTAACAGACAACATGTTTCCCTAGTGGGCCCTCGATTATTCTCCACTTTGAGAGACGCATGTTTAGTGTGTTCATTTTGCGGAGGTGATGAACATCTTGCGGAGCCGTAAAGCCGAAGCCAGAAACAACACTAGAGGATACAACCAGATTTCCTCCATTAAACCAGCTCACTTCTTGTCCTACATACTACTAACATTTAACCATGGACTGATCCATGTCGTGGATCCGAGGTAGAAGTTGAGCCTCGTCTCTAACTTTTGGTTTGAGATCTGACTGGCCCTTTGCTAATGGGATTTGGTGCCACCAAATCTCTCGTGAAGACCGAAATTGCGATTTCTTTCTTATTTCAGCCTCTCGCCTGCATGCAACACTTTACTTACTACTACATACGAATAAActcaataaaaataaataaaattactATTAAAGCGACAATATAGCTACCTTAATTTAGAACCCTAAATTGTTTCTTGAGTAAGTATATTGATATAGACGATGGATTATTGAATCCATGATTCTTCATTCTTTATCGGGTCATCACCCAGTGAATGAATGAATACTTGATAACTAGCAAATCCATGTAGTAATCATCTAAGGGAGTTGAAGAGGGGAAAATGAAAAGGACAAGCATCAAATCCTGCACAGTGAATTGATAAATGTTGATCTCAGGTCACAAACTTACAAGCCGCACAGTTACAATATcttcaaataaaatattttgctttacaaattttaatcatttttttttatcctttcaatcaatttttttatgtcgcatacatcacatcacaaaaagtgatACAACAATTATCTCAAAtgaatcatccaaataaactcatACCCAAACAAATCCAAACCACATTGGTTTTTTCCCAAGTTGCTTTACACTTGGAAGGATCCAGAATTTCCAAGCATACATAATaaacgtaaaaaaaaaaaatatcgtAAGTCTATATAACATCTATCACGTGCGCTAAGCGTGCCTAACAATCACAATCGCTTGCAAGGGGTATAGATAATGGAGCCTAGCCATGAGATGCGGATAACGTGGCTCAATTTGATGTTCGGAGCATGGCATTTGAATGATCAAAACCCCACTTCATCAGATAAGAAAGAGGACCTGCATTGTGATTGTGGcactctgttttttttttcttttttttttttgtaatttgattgtaagtgaaataaaaaaatctcaaaaatatATAAAGGTGGAAAGAAAATGTGTATTTATGATGCAACAAAAAATAACATTTAAAAATAATTGTTTCATCCAAACACACCCATTATATCAAGTTACTTTACATCTAtctataataaaaataataaaatgtgTTTTGATTAcaagattttcaaaaaaaaaattttaattttgttttgcttACTTCATACGCACAATTTTCCATCATCTTtgtatttcacatatatcacatcacaaaaattgttacaataattatttcaaataacctCCCATCCAAACAAACTAATTTGTTGAGGAGTTGCGGATGAAGATGGGATAATGAGCAAATCTAAAATATTCGGATGACAATAATATCATTAAAATCAACCAAAACAATAATGTGAATCTATTACATTTCATTTTCCAAAAACTACCGCTATCGAGGAAATGGATTTAAAAGATTATTATCACAGAGAAAAAAAGTCAATTGTCAGAACTGGAATATTGGCAGAGTTCAATGAGAAGATTGCATAAGTAAAATTTCGTCTTAATATGGTTTTAAATTACCATCCAATCAAGATTTTAAAGTTCCAAGTTCTATTTTAATCTCCATCCCTTATCTCTGCAAGCTCACCCTTTCTCAGTTTCTGCTCCCGTGACATTTGCGGCCCCAATTCATCGAGTCATGAGGCCTTGTGTTACTTATCATGTAGTCAACCTTTGACCAGGTTTTACTAATTAGTTATGGGCTTTGATTTGTATGTATTTGGGCCCCACATATGAGGTGGACCAATGTAAGCCCAACATGTCTAAAGCAATCATTTAGATTTGCACGAATGGTTCCCTATCGCATGGAAAACTGATCCGGTTTTCGATTAGTCAGTCTATTTTGGAttgctc is part of the Coffea eugenioides isolate CCC68of chromosome 6, Ceug_1.0, whole genome shotgun sequence genome and encodes:
- the LOC113773864 gene encoding heat stress transcription factor A-2d-like, yielding MEANKETSEVTNSTKYELKNGENKGERLNPTIPIGTDVSESSSNAIVTATATVSATPLAKEGYANGASSSSSRVRAPPPFLLKVYDIVKNPETDSIISWSSSGTSFIVWDPHRFAAEGFRKINWDRLEFQNAWFQKGKKSWLKKIKRRIQGTQNAHLCKPLGTEGQLSLSGEQKKFESLMQGHDELKVEIMKLKDMEENSVKEMEILEKQAQCITSKLQNMLKYMIHELLIRKKKLQSNNAANEQGSGGRQSIESLVELLNEEETSHGSRKNSPRAQSGTGKIFSSVNLSTAVQEEEDCTVSMGKFSDFYTTVYSLLEKQLMDDISCENVPEEERAKLQQNDVIPLEDLIEGPANWNEFAKGIGNKARS